Proteins from one Podospora pseudoanserina strain CBS 124.78 chromosome 1, whole genome shotgun sequence genomic window:
- a CDS encoding hypothetical protein (EggNog:ENOG503P0FV): protein MSPPAFTLTSHRKRRAHPFEDPPSEPVLQDWTYSSAEPPALFHLNTKLDQYTPQDFSNIYVELPLEDVWCHPPLRESAASYLNVSVNQVENWFDSSNWHNPHKRQRLSTPNLLMAPNSGDLIGQGDHEKSPLSGDGWPGWTSQRLAQCFSSLCSPCDPAPSYRPLPQTPVYEYGPAMAPVPGPSMAPVSPQERTLTISPSNQASVLARDDSAAMARYYPPLQPTRVVGMPPSTTREEMVYPVAPSGLGDGLHHGPNYTAPGSHCLMGSTIKSEALSVMYGGGVVTTQYGASIGELAGLQDLYGLGLKDDTDRPDGPNFDTYPAHRNVPARRGAFKDQELRAKTAQTRKMGSCIRCKMQRIRCNLDPENENGPCIACRKVNVSTRIYRLNCLRLKIVDCKLYKPGQVPGHEWTSRWKDSVLDDIEVWAPGEQRTIRVTEGYTSMFVELRVREFVPQPGDKLERTWVDKNGVKQRREIPPFAIVDLEDAKNSYSRYIKRGLENCCMRLLGARDKLLHRTYFFAISRARDDRDHSLTESERGLLGLTLDLWMTARLTTKTLEIIGNERLGMPLDLINDPTNDMHRKTPVPPVLGAQIDSFLIHQIQSHLRRKTLEELQKMTQEKKQKTWLTTYLVTFILLHNIGLVTKHDANYARKHGMKVGDPAVCKSWVPGTDKM, encoded by the exons ATGTCGCCGCCTGCTTTCACCTTGACCTCACATAG AAAACGGAGGGCTCATCCCTTCGAGGATCCCCCTTCAGAGCCAGTGCTCCAGGATTGGACTTATTCCTCAGCGGAGCCACCTGCTCTATtccacctcaacaccaagcttgATCAGTACACGCCGCAAGACTTCTCCAACATATACGTTGAGCTTCCGCTGGAGGACGTGTGGTGTCATCCCCCGCTACGCGAGAGCGCCGCTTCCTATCTCAATGTGTCTGTGAACCAGGTCGAGAACTGGTTCGACTCGAGCAACTGGCACAACCCGCACAAGAGACAGCGTCTCAGCACACCAAATCTCCTGATGGCGCCCAATTCTGGAGATCTTATCGGCCAGGGTGACCACGAGAAGTCACCTCTCTCGGGCGACGGCTGGCCTGGATGGACCAGCCAGAGGCTGGCGCAATGTTTTTCGAGCCTTTGCTCCCCATGTGACCCCGCACCAA GCTATCGGCCGCTTCCTCAGACACCAGTCTATGAATATGGCCCAGCCATGGCGCCCGTCCCTGGGCCCAGTATGGCTCCCGTTTCACCGCAGGAGCGCACCCTGACGATTTCGCCCTCAAATCAAGCAAGTGTTCTCGCTCGTGATGATTCGGCAGCCATGGCTCGATATTACCCGCCTCTGCAGCCGACACGCGTAGTAGGCATGCCGCCATCCACAAcaagggaggagatggtctATCCGGTTGCGCCGTCGGGGCTTGGAGATGGTCTTCATCACGGACCTAATTACACAGCTCCAGGATCGCACTGCCTTATGGGCTCCACCATCAAGTCCGAAGCTCTTTCTGTCATGTacggtgggggggttgtcacCACACAATATGGCGCTTCAATTGGAGAACTAGCTGGTCTTCAGGACCTCTACGGCCTGGGTCTCAAGGATGACACTGATAGGCCAGATGGCCCAAACTTTGACACGTATCCTGCGCATAGAAACGTCCCGGCAAGACGAGGTGCATTCAAGGATCAAGAGCTGAGAGCCAAGACCGCGCAGACCAGGAAGATGGGCAGCTGTATTCGATGCAAGATGCAGCGCATCCGT TGCAATCTGGACCCTGAAAACGAGAATGGTCCGTGCATCGCCTGCAGAAAGGTCAACGTCAGCACCAGAATTTACCGGCTCAACTGCTTGCGGTTGAAGATTGTCGACTGCAAACTCTACAAGCCGGGCCAGGTTCCTGGTCATGAGTGGACCAGCCGCTGGAAGGACAGCGTGCTCGATGATATCGAGGTCTGGGCTCCTGGAGAGCAGAGGACGATTCGTGTGACGGAAGGATACACAAGTATGTTTGTGGAGCTGCGCGTCAGGGAGTTTGTCCCTCAGCCAGGAGACAAGTTGGAGAGAACCTGGGTGGACAAGAACGGCGTGAAGCAGAGGCGAGAAATCCCGCCGTTCGCCATTGTCGATCTCGAGGATGCGAAAAACTCTTACAGCCGCTACATCAAGCGCGGTCTGGAGAACTGCTGCATGCGCCTGCTGGGTGCTCGGGACAAACTGCTTCACAGAACATACTTTTTCGCCATCAGCAGAGCCAGGGATGACCGAGACCATTCCTTGACGGAATCAGAACGGGGTCTCTTGGGACTCACTCTTGACCTTTGGATGACGGCACGGCTCACCACGAAGACGCTCGAGATTATCGGGAATGAGAGGCTTGGCATGCCCCTGGACTTGATCAACGATCCGACCAATGACATGCACCGGAAGACACCTGTTCCACCTGTGCTCGGGGCTCAGATCGATTCGTTCTTGATACACCAAATTCAGTCACACCTCCGCCGAAAGACGCTTGAAGAGCTTCAAAAGATGAcgcaggagaagaagcaaaagacaTGGCTGACTACCTACCTTGTGACTTTTATTTTACTGCACAACATCGGTCTTGTTACGAAGCATGATGCAAATTATGCCAGGAAGCACGGGATGAAGGTTGGTGACCCCGCTGTCTGCAAGTCATGGGTTCCTGGAACTGACAAGATGTGA
- a CDS encoding hypothetical protein (EggNog:ENOG503P0FV), producing the protein MGNTDGALGANTLLAYFHYCNKGIYPFSAECRDADLRSLAELDDDSIELVHYTRKYVAEHKAQWESMWKNEGDWKDQGLKKYEHEYYYVSQLFEPNWQPRNMP; encoded by the exons ATGGGCAACACTGACGGCGCGTTAGGAGCCAACACCCTGCTTGCCTACTTCCACTACTGCAATAAGGGCATCTACCCTTTCTCTGCTGAGTGCAGGGATGCCGACCTTCGAAGTCTGGCAGAACTTGATGACGATTCCATTGAGCTCGTTCACTACACCAGAAAGTACGTCGCGGAGCATA AAGCGCAATGGGAAAGCATGTGGAAGAACGAAGGCGATTGGAAGGATCAGGGCCTCAAGAAGTACGAGCATGAGTACTATTATGTGAGCCAATTGTTCGAACCGAACTGGCAGCCACGCAACATGCCCTAA